From Cellulomonas oligotrophica, a single genomic window includes:
- the hisD gene encoding histidinol dehydrogenase: MISRIDLRGRTLSRRELLDELPRAELDVEHAAAAVAPILEQVRAHGAAALRDLSERFDGVRPVHVRVPADVVAAAVGSLDPDVRAALDETIVRVRRVHAAQVPADLTVDVAPGAQVRQRWLPVRRVGLYVPGGLAVYPSSVVMNVVAAQEAGVGSLAVVSPPQKDNGGLPDPVVLATCALLGVDEVYAVGGAQAVAMLAYGAAGSEDVDGATLCEPVDVITGPGNVYVAAAKRLVRGFVGIDSEAGPTEIAVLADGTADAVHVAADLVSQAEHDPLAAAVLVTPSVELADAVEAALVDRVDATANRDRVLTALAGTQSAIVLVDDLEAGLAVVNGYGAEHLEIQTVDAGVWADRVTSAGAIFVGPWSPVSLGDYMAGSNHVLPTGGCAHFASGLGVHSFLRAVQVVEYDRDALAQVADRVVALADAEGLPAHGEAVRARF; this comes from the coding sequence GTGATCTCCCGCATCGACCTGCGCGGTCGGACCCTGTCGCGTCGTGAGCTGCTCGACGAGCTGCCCCGGGCCGAGCTCGACGTCGAGCACGCCGCCGCGGCGGTCGCCCCGATCCTCGAGCAGGTGCGCGCGCACGGGGCCGCGGCGCTGCGGGACCTGTCCGAGCGGTTCGACGGGGTGCGGCCGGTTCACGTGCGCGTGCCCGCCGACGTCGTCGCGGCGGCTGTCGGGTCCCTGGACCCGGACGTGCGTGCCGCCCTCGACGAGACGATCGTCCGCGTGCGACGCGTGCACGCCGCGCAGGTGCCCGCCGACCTGACGGTCGACGTCGCGCCCGGCGCCCAGGTGCGCCAGCGGTGGCTGCCCGTGCGGCGGGTCGGGCTCTACGTGCCCGGCGGCCTGGCCGTCTACCCGTCGTCGGTGGTCATGAACGTCGTCGCGGCCCAGGAGGCGGGCGTCGGCTCGCTCGCCGTGGTCTCGCCCCCGCAGAAGGACAACGGCGGCCTGCCCGACCCGGTGGTGCTGGCCACGTGCGCGCTGCTCGGCGTCGACGAGGTGTACGCGGTCGGCGGGGCCCAGGCGGTCGCGATGCTCGCCTACGGGGCCGCCGGCAGCGAGGACGTGGACGGTGCGACGCTCTGCGAGCCCGTCGACGTCATCACCGGCCCGGGGAACGTGTACGTGGCCGCGGCCAAGCGGCTCGTGCGCGGCTTCGTCGGGATCGACTCCGAGGCCGGTCCGACCGAGATCGCCGTCCTCGCCGACGGCACCGCGGACGCCGTGCACGTCGCGGCCGACCTGGTCTCCCAGGCCGAGCACGACCCCCTCGCAGCGGCCGTCCTCGTGACACCGTCGGTCGAGCTGGCGGACGCCGTCGAGGCGGCCCTCGTGGACCGTGTCGACGCGACCGCGAACCGTGACCGTGTGCTCACCGCGCTGGCCGGTACGCAGTCCGCGATCGTCCTGGTCGACGACCTCGAGGCCGGGCTGGCCGTGGTCAACGGGTACGGGGCGGAGCACCTGGAGATCCAGACCGTCGACGCGGGCGTCTGGGCGGACCGGGTGACCAGCGCGGGCGCGATCTTCGTGGGGCCGTGGAGCCCGGTGTCGCTGGGCGACTACATGGCGGGCTCCAACCACGTGCTGCCCACGGGCGGGTGCGCGCACTTCGCGTCCGGCCTGGGCGTGCACTCGTTCCTGCGGGCGGTGCAGGTCGTGGAGTACGACCGCGACGCGCTCGCGCAGGTGGCGGACCGGGTGGTCGCCCTCGCCGACGCCGAGGGCCTGCCCGCCCACGGCGAGGCGGTCCGCGCCCGGTTCTGA
- a CDS encoding RNA-binding S4 domain-containing protein, producing the protein MAPRDEPIRLGMFLKLVGVADTGGHARALLLDDAVTVNGEPETRRGRQLQVGDVVVVDLPGGPVQAVVELDDDE; encoded by the coding sequence GTGGCACCGCGCGACGAACCGATCCGGCTGGGCATGTTCCTCAAGCTCGTGGGGGTCGCCGACACCGGCGGGCACGCCCGCGCGCTGCTCCTCGACGACGCCGTCACCGTGAACGGCGAGCCCGAGACGCGCCGCGGCCGCCAGCTCCAGGTCGGCGACGTCGTGGTGGTCGACCTGCCCGGCGGGCCGGTGCAGGCGGTCGTCGAGCTCGACGACGACGAGTAG